A section of the Salmo trutta chromosome 4, fSalTru1.1, whole genome shotgun sequence genome encodes:
- the LOC115191835 gene encoding protein WWC2 isoform X3, which translates to MNMPRKGNGQLPLPDGWEEARDFDGKVFYIDHNTKQTSWIDPRDRLTKPLSFADCVGDELPWGWEASYDPQIGIYYIDHINKSTQLEDPRAEWRKEQERMLKEYLTVAQDALVTQKELYQVKEQRLALALDQYTRLNDAYKDKSSSRTSLFSGSSSSTKYDPDILKAEISTTKVRVNKLKRELSQMKQELIYKEQGFETLQQIDQKLCGEQSGYRLKEAKAIVTELKSLRRAISSGEKEKQDLMQSLAKLKERFHTEHNMGRSEPDLRNPVGSRQTLEAGSQTDVSGEAGLRSRSSLAEKVRLSLQYEEAKRSMANVQVELAKLESEAWPGAVDVERERLLLVSEKEELLKELQFVSPRRRTPQDLQRLEAQRLQLEQDLQAVRNTPSHALAQRLKVQERRRVLVQRLEESTRLTTLLHSQLKSLSASTLSVSSGSSLGSLASSRGSLNTSSSRGSLNSLSSGDLYYTPAEPPSPLDLDYQCKLDLLLQEPLTPSGITYRRGDPPGTITTIHEHEVENTHPHNTSLHTHTVGTGTTDLVPLAPLVAVSSKPAEPSKSVTSLSSRSSLSSLSPPGSPLVLEGVGAFPSAGPQDFGDGDIGLVVSDFGGLSLGFYDGQGMGMFEPETGERDRGEAGREGRGALATLRESITDVDLQRPGEDRPACVSAAVSDESVAGDSGVYEASNVKRRSMESDEPAVYLEDEPVLPESAQVQIGLKYDAANSSFVMVIMQLQNPAALSVPSTTRVYIRVALLPSSSDISSLFRTRVVPVALPDSVTFNEVFRAAAPHGVLRHKTLRIDACTVGPGRTEDCLVHTQCTAQTHLPTGLHRGSRTHRGLPGTYTMHSTNTLTNRPAPWVPDAPRTAWYIHNAQHKHTYQQACTVGPGRTEDCLVHTQCTAQTHLPTGLHRGSRTHRGLPGTYTMHSTNTLTNRPAPWVPDAPRTAWYIHNAQHKHTYQQACTVGPGRTEDCLVHTQCAAQTHLPTGLHRGSRTHRGLPGTYTMHSTNTLTNRPAPWVPDAPRTAWYIHNAQHKHTYQQACTVGPGPTEDCLVHTQCTAQTHLPTGLHRGSRTHRGLPGTYTMHSTNTLTNRPAPWVPDAPRTAWLEPM; encoded by the exons gttgaCGAAGCCCCTGTCGTTTGCGGACTGTGTGGGAGACGAGTTACCGTGGGGATGGGAGGCCTCATACGACCCTCAGATTGGCATCTACTACATCGACCACATCAACA AGAGTACCCAGCTAGAGGACCCCCGGGCGGAGTGGAGGAAGGAGCAGGAGAGGATGTTGAAGGAGTACCTGACAGTCGCCCAGGATGCCCTGGTCACCCAGAAAGAGCTGTACCAG GTCAAAGAGCAGCGGCTGGCCTTGGCCCTGGATCAGTACACACGCCTCAACGACGCATACAAGGACAAGTCTAGCTCACGCACCAGCC tgttCTCGGGGTCTTCGTCCAGCACTAAGTATGACCCTGACATCCTCAAGGCTGAGATCTCCACCACCAAAGTCAGG GTGAATAAGCTGAAGAGAGAGCTCTCCCAGATGAAACAGGAGCTCATCTACAAAGAACAAGGCTTTGAAACCTTGCAGCA GATCGACCAAAAACTATGTGGCGAGCAGAGTGGATACCGTCTGAAGGAGGCCAAGGCCATCGTGACGGAGCTCAAGTCTCTCCGCAGGGCCATCAGCtctggagagaaggagaaacaggACCTCATGCAG TCTCTGGCTAAGCTAAAGGAGAGGTTCCACACGGAACACAACATGGGCCGTTCGGAACCAGACCTCCGGAACCCAGTGGGCTCCAGACAGACGCTAGAAGCCGGCTCCCAGACAGACGTCTCTGGAGAG gcTGGTTTGAGGAGCAGGTCATCCTTGGCTGAGAAGGTTAGACTTAGTCTCCAATATGAAGAGGCCAAAAGaag TATGGCCAACGTGCAGGTGGAGCTGGCCAAGCTGGAGAGCGAGGCGTGGCCGGGGGCGGTGGACGTGGAGCGGGAACGTCTCCTCCTCGTCTCGGAGAAGGAGGAGCTCCTCAAGGAGCTGCAGTTCGTATCACCACGGCGACGCACCCCGCAGGACCTCCAACGTCTGGAGGCCCAGAGGCTGCAGCTGGAGCAGGACCTGCAGGCCGTCAGGAACACCCCCAGCCACGCCCTGGCCCAGAG GTTGAAGGTGCAGGAGAGGAGACGAGTTCTGGTGCAGCGACTGGAGGAATCAACCAGACTGACCACACTGCTCCACTCTCAGctcaagag TTTGTCAGCCAGTACCCTGTCCGTCTCATCAGGCAGCAGCCTGGGTTCTCTGGCCTCCAGCCGTGGCTCCCTCAACACATCCTCCTCCCGCGGCTCCCTCAACTCCCTCTCCTCCGGAGACCTCTACTACACCCCTGCAGAACCCCCCTCTCCCCTAGACCTGGACTACCAGTGCAAACTGGACCTGCTCCTCCAGGAGCCCCTGACCCCCTCTGGGATAACCTACAGGCGGGGAGACCCCCCAGGAACCATCACCACCATCCACGAACACGAGGTggaaaacacacacccacacaacacgtcgcttcacacacacaccgtcGGAACCGGTACCACCGACCTGGTCCCATTAGCGCCGCTGGTTGCGGTGTCCTCGAAGCCGGCCGAGCCGTCCAAGTCGGTGACGTCGCTTTCCTCGAGGTCGTCGTTGTCTTCTCTCTCGCCGCCGGGCTCGCCGCTGGTGCTGGAGGGGGTCGGTGCGTTCCCGTCGGCGGGCCCACAGGACTTTGGGGACGGGGACATCGGGCTGGTGGTGTCGGACTTTGGCGGTCTCAGCCTGGGATTCTACGACGGCCAGGGGATGGGGATGTTTGAGCCGGAGacgggggagagggacagaggggaggcggggagggaagggagaggggcgCTGGCTACCCTCAGAGAGAGTATTACAG ACGTGGACCTCCAGAGGCCGGGGGAGGACAGGCCCGCCTGTGTGTCAGCAGCCGTGTCAGACGAGTCCGTGGCCGGGGACAGTGGGGTGTACGAGGCTTCTAATGTCAAACG TAGGTCAATGGAGTCTGATGAACCGGCGGTGTACCTGGAGGATGAGCCTGTCCTTCCTGAGTCTGCCCAGGTCCAGATAGGCCTGAa ATATGATGCTGCCAACTCCAGTTTTGTCATGGTGATCATGCAGCTGCAAAACCCTGCTGCCCTGTCAGTCCCCTCCACTACCAGAGT ATACATCCGGGTGGCGCTCCTCCCGTCTTCCAGTGACATCAGCAGTCTGTTCAGGACCCGCGTGGTGCCCGTGGCGCTGCCTGACAGCGTGACGTTCAACGAGGTGTTCAGGGCGGCCGCGCCGCACGGCGTCCTCCGGCACAAGACGCTCCGCATCGACGCCTGCACCGTGGGTCCCGGACGCACCGAGGACTGCCTGGTACATACACAATGCACAGCACAAACACACTTACCAACAGGCCTGCACCGTGGGTCCCGGACGCACCGAGGACTGCCTGGTACATACACAATGCACAGCACAAACACACTTACCAACAGGCCTGCACCGTGGGTCCCGGACGCACCGAGGACTGCCTGGTACATACACAATGCACAGCACAAACACACTTACCAACAGGCCTGCACCGTGGGTCCCGGACGCACCGAGGACTGCCTGGTACATACACAATGCACAGCACAAACACACTTACCAACAGGCCTGCACCGTGGGTCCCGGACCCACCGAGGACTGCCTGGTACATACACAATGCACAGCACAAACACACTTACCAACAGGCCTGCACCGTGGGTCCCGGACGCACCGAGGACTGCCTGGTACATACACAATGCACAGCACAAACACACTTACCAACAGGCCTGCACCGTGGGTCCCGGACGCACCGAGGACTGCCTGGTACATACACAATGCGCAGCACAAACACACTTACCAACAGGCCTGCACCGTGGGTCCCGGACGCACCGAGGACTGCCTGGTACATACACAATGCACAGCACAAACACACTTACCAACAGGCCTGCACCGTGGGTCCCGGACGCACCGAGGACTGCCTGGTACATACACAATGCACAGCACAAACACACTTACCAACAGGCCTGCACCGTGGGTCCCGGACCCACCGAGGACTGCCTGGTACATACACAATGCACAGCACAAACACACTTACCAACAGGCCTGCACCGTGGGTCCCGGACGCACCGAGGACTGCCTGGTACATACACAATGCACAGCACAAACACACTTACCAACAGGCCTGCACCGTGGGTCCCGGACGCACCGAGGACTGCCTG GCTGGAGCCCATGTGA